From the genome of Scytonema hofmannii PCC 7110, one region includes:
- a CDS encoding endonuclease/exonuclease/phosphatase family protein: MTLFKVMTWNVENLFRVGNEFGPKTQEEYTQKLKTLSDAILDLDPHVLAVQEIGDLEAFEELVARLEGRYPHTRISEFPDPRGIRVAFLSKLKVEEHEDIVDFPEGSLIKVLSQESEDTITEITRMSRGSLRILVKPKENFSIHLINAHLKSKLLTFPSTVNQSRFTPKDENERSRVAGLALLKRTAEAVALRVKANDLLEKSATQGLILLGDMNDVTSAATTQILQGSSGNEIGTNGFERPDKGDDTRLFNLAPLISEERRYSRIYQSNKELIDHIFVSQELLPGQPRKLPVVDSHVNVMDALPSISNDPNLRRGKPGSDHAPITAIFDL, from the coding sequence ATGACATTATTTAAAGTCATGACTTGGAATGTAGAGAACTTATTTCGTGTTGGCAATGAATTTGGTCCCAAAACCCAAGAAGAGTATACTCAAAAGCTGAAGACTTTGTCTGACGCTATCTTGGATCTAGATCCTCATGTACTCGCTGTCCAAGAGATTGGTGATTTGGAGGCATTTGAAGAACTTGTAGCACGTCTTGAAGGGCGCTATCCACACACACGTATCTCCGAATTTCCAGATCCTCGTGGAATCCGTGTTGCCTTTCTTTCAAAATTGAAAGTTGAAGAGCATGAGGATATAGTAGATTTTCCTGAAGGTAGCCTTATCAAAGTACTCTCTCAAGAGTCTGAAGATACCATAACTGAAATTACCCGTATGAGTCGGGGGTCTCTCCGCATTCTTGTCAAACCTAAAGAAAACTTTTCCATTCATCTTATCAATGCTCATTTGAAATCTAAGCTGTTGACTTTTCCTTCAACCGTAAATCAGTCGCGATTTACTCCAAAAGATGAAAATGAGCGCAGCCGAGTTGCTGGATTGGCACTTTTAAAGCGAACAGCAGAAGCAGTGGCTTTACGTGTCAAAGCAAATGATTTATTGGAAAAGAGTGCTACCCAGGGTCTGATCCTCCTAGGGGATATGAACGATGTCACATCTGCTGCTACAACCCAGATTCTACAAGGTTCAAGTGGTAATGAGATAGGTACAAATGGGTTTGAACGCCCAGATAAAGGAGATGATACTAGATTATTTAACTTAGCTCCTCTAATTTCTGAGGAGAGGCGATACTCCCGTATTTACCAGAGCAACAAAGAGCTAATCGATCATATCTTTGTCAGTCAAGAGCTACTACCGGGTCAACCTCGCAAATTACCAGTAGTCGATAGTCATGTCAATGTTATGGATGCACTACCCTCCATTAGCAACGACCCAAATTTAAGACGAGGAAAACCAGGCTCTGACCATGCACCTATTACCGCAATCTTTGACCTGTAA
- a CDS encoding lamin tail domain-containing protein translates to MLKLLSTLTGKCDRDVILSGLTSNITKIQRSTNKMAADPTIYDRIWKADKNSFSVSVRDDKGNWVDPNADILLDHQVKAAGDPWSDLATRPLFSKVKESRFSEPTYAAMIKLFDNYVVNYRDPEDFTEQEDEEINAFLDLLLNTEPMQLAYKYITEGLGKPMSKDKFKKELYMMWFEPFTNYFGNDVVFYCSGFEHVFVGEGKFNRRGGPGWGEISGYHNWVKFYLDEAKGRVNFLGTQYKLRGVSEVRNPNVVTLQMTWTLSNMRGNPVSQVFKERGGFFVGTSPECDMALGTVAYYESIQNLTDNERRNVTIQGGNYNLVIYRETTEDNKRGKHIRSFYPEFRGGDFEPLPRPGSTPVLRPINDELLQSGSVVVVAALPNPEGSQSSEWVELKNTSSESISLDGWFVTDKVGRRRMLEGNLAANEQKQFSVRTNSPQSMQLGNSGGRIVLYSPDGEMVASVFYNKAAEGEVINF, encoded by the coding sequence GTGCTGAAGCTTTTATCCACCTTGACAGGGAAGTGCGATCGCGACGTCATCCTTTCAGGGCTTACCTCAAATATCACAAAAATTCAAAGGAGTACAAACAAGATGGCTGCCGATCCAACAATTTACGATCGCATTTGGAAAGCTGACAAGAATAGCTTTTCCGTAAGTGTACGCGATGATAAAGGAAACTGGGTTGACCCGAATGCCGATATATTACTTGACCATCAGGTAAAAGCAGCAGGAGATCCATGGTCTGACTTGGCAACTCGCCCCCTCTTTAGCAAAGTCAAAGAATCTCGCTTTTCAGAACCTACTTATGCAGCGATGATTAAGCTATTCGATAACTATGTAGTTAATTATCGCGATCCAGAAGACTTTACAGAACAAGAAGACGAGGAAATCAATGCTTTTTTAGATTTACTCTTGAATACTGAACCCATGCAGTTGGCATACAAGTACATTACAGAAGGTCTCGGAAAACCAATGTCAAAAGACAAGTTCAAGAAAGAACTTTATATGATGTGGTTTGAGCCTTTCACCAACTACTTCGGCAACGATGTTGTATTTTATTGTTCTGGATTTGAGCACGTGTTTGTTGGTGAAGGTAAGTTCAACCGTCGGGGTGGTCCCGGTTGGGGAGAAATAAGTGGCTACCACAATTGGGTGAAATTCTATTTGGATGAGGCTAAAGGGCGGGTGAACTTCCTCGGCACTCAGTATAAATTACGTGGTGTATCCGAGGTACGCAATCCCAATGTCGTGACGTTACAGATGACATGGACGCTCAGCAACATGAGGGGCAATCCTGTCTCCCAAGTTTTTAAAGAACGTGGTGGTTTTTTTGTTGGCACTAGCCCAGAGTGCGATATGGCTTTGGGAACTGTAGCCTACTACGAGTCAATTCAGAACTTAACTGACAACGAACGGCGAAACGTAACAATTCAAGGCGGAAATTACAATTTGGTAATTTACCGAGAAACAACAGAAGATAACAAACGGGGTAAGCACATCCGTTCTTTTTATCCTGAATTTCGCGGTGGGGATTTTGAACCTTTACCACGACCTGGTAGTACGCCAGTATTACGACCAATTAATGATGAACTCTTGCAAAGTGGTTCAGTTGTTGTAGTGGCTGCCCTCCCCAATCCAGAAGGATCTCAATCGAGTGAATGGGTGGAGCTAAAAAATACTTCTTCAGAATCAATATCGTTAGACGGTTGGTTTGTTACCGATAAAGTGGGACGGCGGCGGATGCTGGAAGGTAACTTAGCAGCTAACGAACAGAAACAGTTTTCTGTAAGAACAAACAGTCCTCAGTCCATGCAATTAGGTAACTCAGGTGGTCGGATTGTACTTTATAGTCCAGATGGGGAAATGGTTGCTTCGGTGTTTTACAACAAAGCTGCAGAGGGAGAGGTCATTAACTTTTAG
- a CDS encoding hybrid sensor histidine kinase/response regulator has protein sequence MISNLTEEFILIVDDKPTNLSVLKQALKSVGLKIRLAADGESAIKQIKQEPPALILLDVEMPGINGFETCSLLKADPLTQGIPIIFMTALAHTENKVKGLSLGAVDYITKPFEEEEVIARVKVQLQLQKLTKSLAEKNFQLMQLTEDLEQRVTERTAALQKTQVQLVQQEKLSMLGQLVAGVAHELNNPIGCIISNLAPAKQYFASLTQALKLYQQYCPEIPELQQALEAEDIEFAIEDFPKLLDSMQLSGDRIKDISVSLRNFSRLDVSTKVPTNLHLGLDSTLVILRHRLKARDRRPEIQVIRQYGDLPEVKCYPGQINQVFMNLLANAIDAVEECFDPEGTNVNLGCQNQPSISILTEQPDEKKVIICITDNGKGMTDVVKQQIFAPMFTTKPISKGTGLGLSIAHQIVVERHGGQLSFVSKLGHGTKFFIELPLV, from the coding sequence ATGATATCAAATTTAACAGAAGAATTTATTTTAATTGTGGATGACAAACCCACGAATTTATCTGTTTTAAAGCAAGCATTAAAAAGTGTTGGATTGAAAATACGGTTAGCTGCGGATGGGGAAAGTGCTATCAAGCAAATCAAGCAAGAACCACCAGCTTTGATTCTTCTTGATGTGGAAATGCCAGGAATCAATGGTTTTGAAACTTGTTCTTTGTTAAAAGCAGATCCTTTAACTCAAGGCATTCCCATAATTTTTATGACTGCTTTAGCTCATACTGAAAATAAGGTCAAAGGGTTGTCTTTAGGAGCGGTAGACTATATTACTAAACCTTTTGAAGAAGAGGAGGTGATAGCACGAGTCAAAGTTCAACTACAATTGCAAAAATTGACTAAATCGCTTGCAGAAAAGAACTTTCAATTGATGCAATTAACTGAAGATTTAGAGCAACGAGTGACAGAACGTACCGCAGCTTTACAAAAGACGCAAGTACAACTCGTACAGCAAGAGAAATTATCTATGTTGGGTCAGTTAGTTGCAGGAGTAGCGCACGAACTCAACAATCCTATTGGTTGCATTATCAGCAATCTTGCTCCCGCAAAACAGTATTTTGCTTCTCTGACTCAAGCTTTAAAACTTTACCAACAATATTGTCCAGAAATACCAGAACTACAACAAGCACTTGAAGCTGAGGACATTGAGTTTGCGATTGAAGATTTTCCTAAATTACTGGATTCAATGCAATTGAGTGGCGATCGCATTAAAGATATTTCAGTATCACTGCGAAACTTCTCGCGATTGGATGTCAGCACAAAAGTTCCGACAAATTTGCATTTAGGGTTAGATAGCACTCTAGTTATTTTACGGCATCGCCTTAAAGCTAGAGATAGACGTCCGGAAATTCAAGTCATCAGACAATATGGCGACTTACCAGAAGTGAAGTGCTATCCAGGGCAAATCAATCAAGTGTTTATGAATTTACTTGCCAATGCTATTGATGCAGTTGAGGAATGCTTTGACCCTGAAGGTACAAATGTCAATCTTGGATGTCAAAATCAGCCAAGTATCAGCATTCTGACCGAACAACCTGATGAGAAAAAAGTCATCATTTGTATTACCGATAATGGCAAAGGAATGACAGATGTAGTCAAACAGCAAATTTTTGCACCCATGTTTACCACCAAACCAATCAGCAAGGGAACAGGTTTAGGTTTATCGATCGCGCATCAGATTGTAGTAGAGCGACATGGCGGTCAACTCAGTTTTGTTTCTAAGTTGGGACATGGTACAAAATTTTTTATTGAACTACCGCTTGTTTAA